One window of the Rosa rugosa chromosome 3, drRosRugo1.1, whole genome shotgun sequence genome contains the following:
- the LOC133736753 gene encoding probable disease resistance protein At4g27220 isoform X1, whose protein sequence is MSEDNQEPVDVDASASLPSSSAPMWKHDVFLSFRGADTRKGITSFLHYRLQNRGIKTFMDDQDLQVGDVISPTLLTAIKESRFAIIVLSQNYASSTWCLEELRNICECMEEDNNRILPLFYYVDPTDVRYQKRSFRDAFTRHETSGQHRSEKVQQWRDALKKMANFSGWHTQNYKTEKELLDAVEESVCNKLRPTGLEFKLSIGGFEAFAATKQAIDKVKNALKDDEATTIGVYGMGGVGKTTMVKYVGEQAQKSRLFNQVIMAVVSQNPDLMKIQETFAELLGFKLEEKTEIGRAIKLKEKIMRGTGILIILDDIWKRIDFSSIGIPSHNELQRCNSKVLLTTRKLSVCHSMDCHPNIHLNILSEEDSWSLFVKEARKSFDKSSNLYDVARKVARECAGLPIALIAVARALRDEGLDGWKEAARRLKASQPANPEDESDVFACIKLSYDYLKSNDSKSCFLLCCLFPEDYDIPIEYLFKYGICNGMFQDSNLLEARATTYSVVKALKDSSLLLDARNDRYVRMHDVIRDMAILISLSEGQRFLVKAGCELKNWPQIDAHKGYYGISLMENKICKLPQELVCPNLQILLLQHNASLNEIPKSFLQSQNELRVLDLSHTGISLLPQSISFLTNLEALYLDYCWNIIDISVIGKLHNLEILSMRGTALKELSREIGQLTNLRMLDVSAEFNPRTWRFDGRIATIPSEVISKLHKLEELYMQCGFWDWGSKIDGEGEETNIGFDELAGLSYLSILKVCISDANCIPKSVEVEPNWVYFDISICSNSYEQMDLKKFRASDSGHNCRSLSLNTTDTTIGTFPDWFVNTVVNNTERLRYEDCKGLSNILVEYDRGRLHGLKTLSVIGRCENLKELMNAITCVPDMPVFENLEELYLYYLDDLKQLCVGELPPGSLCSLKLLKVVGCHNLGNVLLPSKLLQKLPNLEKLSCLGTKVEYVFGYEGFEPDQTNLREMDLWDLGSVRSICNGAAPRGMFQTLNNLVIDNCDFQGSLFTFDVAQCLFQLKDLYVSKCPFLERVIEARRESLINKKTVLPKLKNLHLQYLPMLYNGSATIDFECPSLENLGIEDCPHLSFPSSASDYFHSRKQVLFNDPLRLNQFHMKVTVRRVIIGTILLHVVLAFPYKTMTKSLY, encoded by the exons ATGTCGGAGGATAATCAAGAACCGGTTGATGTTGATGCCTCTGCATCTCTTCCTTCATCATCAGCTCCTATGTGGAAGCATGATGTGTTTTTGAGCTTCAGGGGTGCAGACACTCGTAAGGGTATTACATCCTTTTTACACTATCGACTGCAAAACAGAGGAATCAAAACATTCATGGACGACCAAGACCTTCAAGTAGGGGATGTTATTTCTCCCACTCTCCTAACGGCAATTAAAGAATCAAGGTTTGCAATTATTGTTCTCTCTCAAAACTATGCCTCTTCCACTTGGTGTTTGGAGGAACTTAGAAACATTTGTGAATGCATGGAAGAAGACAACAATAGAATTCTGCCACTTTTTTATTATGTGGATCCTACTGATGTACGATATCAGAAGAGGAGTTTCAGAGATGCTTTTACTAGGCATGAAACATCAGGGCAACACAGATCAGAGAAGGTGCAGCAGTGGAGAGACGCTTTAAAAAAAATGGCAAATTTCTCTGGATGGCACACACAGAATTATAA AACTGAAAAAGAACTTTTGGATGCCGTTGAGGAATCTGTGTGCAATAAATTACGACCTACTGGACTTGAGTTTAAATTGTCCATCGGAGGTTTTGAAGCATTTGCAGCAACAAAGCAAGCCATTGATAAGGTCAAGAATGCGCTAAAAGATGATGAGGCCACTACCATTGGAGTCTACGGAATGGGGGGCGTTGGAAAGACAACAATGGTGAAATATGTTGGAGAACAAGCCCAAAAAAGTAGGCTTTTTAATCAAGTGATTATGGCTGTCGTATCCCAAAACCCCGACTTGATGAAAATTCAAGAGACATTTGCAGAACTGCTGGGCTTTAAATTGGAGGAGAAGACAGAAATTGGAAGAGCCATTAAATTGAAGGAGAAGATAATGAGAGGAACCGGGATCCTCATAATCTTGGATGACATTTGGAAGAGAATAGACTTTTCAAGCATAGGAATTCCGAGCCACAACGAACTCCAAAGATGCAATTCCAAAGTTCTACTGACCACCAGAAAATTGAGTGTTTGCCATTCCATGGATTGCCATCCAAACATACATCTCAATATCTTATCAGAAGAAGATTCTTGGAGCTTATTTGTGAAGGAAGCAAGGAAGTCTTTTGACAAATCATCCAATCTCTATGATGTAGCACGTAAGGTGGCTAGAGAATGCGCTGGTCTACCAATTGCTTTGATAGCAGTTGCGAGGGCCCTTCGAGATGAAGGTTTGGATGGATGGAAAGAAGCTGCTCGACGACTAAAAGCGTCCCAACCTGCCAACCCTGAAGATGAGTCAGATGTGTTTGCATGCATAAAGTTAAGCTATGATTACTTGAAATCTAATGATTCCAAATCATGCTTCTTGCTTTGCTGCTTATTCCCAGAAGATTATGATATCCCAATTGAATACTTGTTCAAGTATGGAATTTGTAACGGAATGTTTCAAGATTCAAACTTGCTAGAAGCCCGAGCCACAACATATTCAGTGGTGAAGGCCCTTAAAGATTCTAGCTTGCTTTTGGACGCTAGAAATGACAGATATGTAAGGATGCATGATGTCATTCGGGATATGGCAATCTTAATTTCATTATCTGAAGGCCAGCGGTTCTTGGTGAAAGCTGGCTGTGAATTGAAGAATTGGCCACAGATTGATGCACATAAAGGCTACTATGGAATCTCACTAATGGAGAACAAGATTTGCAAGCTGCCCCAAGAGTTGGTATGTCCAAATCTCCAGATTTTATTACTGCAACACAATGCTTCTCTAAATGAGATCCCAAAATCTTTTCTCCAAAGTCAGAATGAATTAAGAGTCTTGGATCTTAGCCACACTGGTATTTCATTACTACCCCAATCAATCAGTTTCTTAACCAACCTTGAAGCTTTGTATTTAGATTACTGCTGGAACATAATTGACATTTCTGTAATCGGAAAACTTCACAATCTTGAGATTCTTAGTATGAGAGGAACTGCTCTGAAAGAATTGTCAAGAGAAATAGGACAGTTGACCAATCTAAGGATGTTGGATGTCAGTGCTGAATTTAATCCACGGACATGGAGATTTGATGGACGTATTGCCACAATTCCATCTGAAGTGATATCAAAGTTGCATAAGTTAGAAGAATTGTACATGCAGTGTGGATTTTGGGACTGGGGGAGTAAAATTgatggagaaggagaagaaactaATATTGGTTTTGATGAATTAGCTGGTTTATCATATTTAAGCATTTTGAAAGTTTGCATATCAGATGCAAATTGCATCCCTAAAAGTGTTGAGGTCGAACCGAATTGGGTTTACTTCGATATTAGTATTTGCAGCAACAGTTATGAACAAATGGACCTTAAGAAGTTTCGAGCTAGTGATTCTGGTCATAATTGTAGATCCTTGAGTCTTAATACTACTGACACAACCATAGGAACATTTCCGGACTGGTTTGTCAACACTGTGGTAAACAATACTGAGAGGCTGCGTTATGAAGACTGCAAAGGGCTAAGTAACATTCTTGTGGAATATGACCGTGGTAGGTTACATGGACTGAAAACTCTCTCTGTAATAGGTCGCTGTGAGAACTTGAAAGAATTGATGAATGCAATAACATGTGTTCCAGATATGCCTGTGTTTGAGAACTTGGAAGAGTTGTATCTATATTACCTGGATGACCTGAAGCAGTTATGTGTTGGTGAGTTACCACCTGGATCTCTCTGCAGTTTGAAATTATTGAAGGTCGTTGGGTGTCATAACTTGGGGAATGTACTGTTGCCATCAAAATTGTTGCAGAAACTACCAAATCTGGAAAAACTATCCTGTTTGGGTACTAAAGTGGAATATGTGTTTGGATATGAAGGCTTTGAGCCGGATCAAACAAATCTGAGAGAGATGGATTTATGGGATCTAGGCTCAGTAAGAAGCATATGTAATGGTGCTGCTCCACGTGGAATGTTCCAGACACTAAACAATTTGGTCATTGACAATTGCGACTTCCAGGGAAGCCTCTTCACATTTGATGTAGCTCAGTGTCTTTTTCAATTGAAAGACCTTTATGTATCTAAATGCCCTTTCTTGGAAAGAGTAATCGAAGCAAGGAGGGAATCATTGATCAACAAGAAGACCGTTCTTCCAAAGTTGAAGAACTTACATTTACAATATCTTCCCATGTTGTACAATGGAAGTGCTACTATTGATTTTGAGTGTCCTTCATTGGAAAACTTGGGTATCGAGGACTGCCCCCACTTGTCATTTCCATCCTCTGCTTCTGACTACTTCCACAGCAGGAAGCAAGTCCTTTtcaatgatcctcttcgtctgaatcaGTTTCATATGAAAGTTACAGTACGTCGGGTCATAATTG GTACAATTCTTTTACATGtcgtgttggcattcccatacaaaactaTGACAAAGTCCCTTTACTGA
- the LOC133736753 gene encoding probable disease resistance protein At4g27220 isoform X2, producing the protein MSEDNQEPVDVDASASLPSSSAPMWKHDVFLSFRGADTRKGITSFLHYRLQNRGIKTFMDDQDLQVGDVISPTLLTAIKESRFAIIVLSQNYASSTWCLEELRNICECMEEDNNRILPLFYYVDPTDVRYQKRSFRDAFTRHETSGQHRSEKVQQWRDALKKMANFSGWHTQNYKTEKELLDAVEESVCNKLRPTGLEFKLSIGGFEAFAATKQAIDKVKNALKDDEATTIGVYGMGGVGKTTMVKYVGEQAQKSRLFNQVIMAVVSQNPDLMKIQETFAELLGFKLEEKTEIGRAIKLKEKIMRGTGILIILDDIWKRIDFSSIGIPSHNELQRCNSKVLLTTRKLSVCHSMDCHPNIHLNILSEEDSWSLFVKEARKSFDKSSNLYDVARKVARECAGLPIALIAVARALRDEGLDGWKEAARRLKASQPANPEDESDVFACIKLSYDYLKSNDSKSCFLLCCLFPEDYDIPIEYLFKYGICNGMFQDSNLLEARATTYSVVKALKDSSLLLDARNDRYVRMHDVIRDMAILISLSEGQRFLVKAGCELKNWPQIDAHKGYYGISLMENKICKLPQELVCPNLQILLLQHNASLNEIPKSFLQSQNELRVLDLSHTGISLLPQSISFLTNLEALYLDYCWNIIDISVIGKLHNLEILSMRGTALKELSREIGQLTNLRMLDVSAEFNPRTWRFDGRIATIPSEVISKLHKLEELYMQCGFWDWGSKIDGEGEETNIGFDELAGLSYLSILKVCISDANCIPKSVEVEPNWVYFDISICSNSYEQMDLKKFRASDSGHNCRSLSLNTTDTTIGTFPDWFVNTVVNNTERLRYEDCKGLSNILVEYDRGRLHGLKTLSVIGRCENLKELMNAITCVPDMPVFENLEELYLYYLDDLKQLCVGELPPGSLCSLKLLKVVGCHNLGNVLLPSKLLQKLPNLEKLSCLGTKVEYVFGYEGFEPDQTNLREMDLWDLGSVRSICNGAAPRGMFQTLNNLVIDNCDFQGSLFTFDVAQCLFQLKDLYVSKCPFLERVIEARRESLINKKTVLPKLKNLHLQYLPMLYNGSATIDFECPSLENLGIEDCPHLSFPSSASDYFHSRKQVLFNDPLRLNQFHMKVTVRRVIIGRLV; encoded by the exons ATGTCGGAGGATAATCAAGAACCGGTTGATGTTGATGCCTCTGCATCTCTTCCTTCATCATCAGCTCCTATGTGGAAGCATGATGTGTTTTTGAGCTTCAGGGGTGCAGACACTCGTAAGGGTATTACATCCTTTTTACACTATCGACTGCAAAACAGAGGAATCAAAACATTCATGGACGACCAAGACCTTCAAGTAGGGGATGTTATTTCTCCCACTCTCCTAACGGCAATTAAAGAATCAAGGTTTGCAATTATTGTTCTCTCTCAAAACTATGCCTCTTCCACTTGGTGTTTGGAGGAACTTAGAAACATTTGTGAATGCATGGAAGAAGACAACAATAGAATTCTGCCACTTTTTTATTATGTGGATCCTACTGATGTACGATATCAGAAGAGGAGTTTCAGAGATGCTTTTACTAGGCATGAAACATCAGGGCAACACAGATCAGAGAAGGTGCAGCAGTGGAGAGACGCTTTAAAAAAAATGGCAAATTTCTCTGGATGGCACACACAGAATTATAA AACTGAAAAAGAACTTTTGGATGCCGTTGAGGAATCTGTGTGCAATAAATTACGACCTACTGGACTTGAGTTTAAATTGTCCATCGGAGGTTTTGAAGCATTTGCAGCAACAAAGCAAGCCATTGATAAGGTCAAGAATGCGCTAAAAGATGATGAGGCCACTACCATTGGAGTCTACGGAATGGGGGGCGTTGGAAAGACAACAATGGTGAAATATGTTGGAGAACAAGCCCAAAAAAGTAGGCTTTTTAATCAAGTGATTATGGCTGTCGTATCCCAAAACCCCGACTTGATGAAAATTCAAGAGACATTTGCAGAACTGCTGGGCTTTAAATTGGAGGAGAAGACAGAAATTGGAAGAGCCATTAAATTGAAGGAGAAGATAATGAGAGGAACCGGGATCCTCATAATCTTGGATGACATTTGGAAGAGAATAGACTTTTCAAGCATAGGAATTCCGAGCCACAACGAACTCCAAAGATGCAATTCCAAAGTTCTACTGACCACCAGAAAATTGAGTGTTTGCCATTCCATGGATTGCCATCCAAACATACATCTCAATATCTTATCAGAAGAAGATTCTTGGAGCTTATTTGTGAAGGAAGCAAGGAAGTCTTTTGACAAATCATCCAATCTCTATGATGTAGCACGTAAGGTGGCTAGAGAATGCGCTGGTCTACCAATTGCTTTGATAGCAGTTGCGAGGGCCCTTCGAGATGAAGGTTTGGATGGATGGAAAGAAGCTGCTCGACGACTAAAAGCGTCCCAACCTGCCAACCCTGAAGATGAGTCAGATGTGTTTGCATGCATAAAGTTAAGCTATGATTACTTGAAATCTAATGATTCCAAATCATGCTTCTTGCTTTGCTGCTTATTCCCAGAAGATTATGATATCCCAATTGAATACTTGTTCAAGTATGGAATTTGTAACGGAATGTTTCAAGATTCAAACTTGCTAGAAGCCCGAGCCACAACATATTCAGTGGTGAAGGCCCTTAAAGATTCTAGCTTGCTTTTGGACGCTAGAAATGACAGATATGTAAGGATGCATGATGTCATTCGGGATATGGCAATCTTAATTTCATTATCTGAAGGCCAGCGGTTCTTGGTGAAAGCTGGCTGTGAATTGAAGAATTGGCCACAGATTGATGCACATAAAGGCTACTATGGAATCTCACTAATGGAGAACAAGATTTGCAAGCTGCCCCAAGAGTTGGTATGTCCAAATCTCCAGATTTTATTACTGCAACACAATGCTTCTCTAAATGAGATCCCAAAATCTTTTCTCCAAAGTCAGAATGAATTAAGAGTCTTGGATCTTAGCCACACTGGTATTTCATTACTACCCCAATCAATCAGTTTCTTAACCAACCTTGAAGCTTTGTATTTAGATTACTGCTGGAACATAATTGACATTTCTGTAATCGGAAAACTTCACAATCTTGAGATTCTTAGTATGAGAGGAACTGCTCTGAAAGAATTGTCAAGAGAAATAGGACAGTTGACCAATCTAAGGATGTTGGATGTCAGTGCTGAATTTAATCCACGGACATGGAGATTTGATGGACGTATTGCCACAATTCCATCTGAAGTGATATCAAAGTTGCATAAGTTAGAAGAATTGTACATGCAGTGTGGATTTTGGGACTGGGGGAGTAAAATTgatggagaaggagaagaaactaATATTGGTTTTGATGAATTAGCTGGTTTATCATATTTAAGCATTTTGAAAGTTTGCATATCAGATGCAAATTGCATCCCTAAAAGTGTTGAGGTCGAACCGAATTGGGTTTACTTCGATATTAGTATTTGCAGCAACAGTTATGAACAAATGGACCTTAAGAAGTTTCGAGCTAGTGATTCTGGTCATAATTGTAGATCCTTGAGTCTTAATACTACTGACACAACCATAGGAACATTTCCGGACTGGTTTGTCAACACTGTGGTAAACAATACTGAGAGGCTGCGTTATGAAGACTGCAAAGGGCTAAGTAACATTCTTGTGGAATATGACCGTGGTAGGTTACATGGACTGAAAACTCTCTCTGTAATAGGTCGCTGTGAGAACTTGAAAGAATTGATGAATGCAATAACATGTGTTCCAGATATGCCTGTGTTTGAGAACTTGGAAGAGTTGTATCTATATTACCTGGATGACCTGAAGCAGTTATGTGTTGGTGAGTTACCACCTGGATCTCTCTGCAGTTTGAAATTATTGAAGGTCGTTGGGTGTCATAACTTGGGGAATGTACTGTTGCCATCAAAATTGTTGCAGAAACTACCAAATCTGGAAAAACTATCCTGTTTGGGTACTAAAGTGGAATATGTGTTTGGATATGAAGGCTTTGAGCCGGATCAAACAAATCTGAGAGAGATGGATTTATGGGATCTAGGCTCAGTAAGAAGCATATGTAATGGTGCTGCTCCACGTGGAATGTTCCAGACACTAAACAATTTGGTCATTGACAATTGCGACTTCCAGGGAAGCCTCTTCACATTTGATGTAGCTCAGTGTCTTTTTCAATTGAAAGACCTTTATGTATCTAAATGCCCTTTCTTGGAAAGAGTAATCGAAGCAAGGAGGGAATCATTGATCAACAAGAAGACCGTTCTTCCAAAGTTGAAGAACTTACATTTACAATATCTTCCCATGTTGTACAATGGAAGTGCTACTATTGATTTTGAGTGTCCTTCATTGGAAAACTTGGGTATCGAGGACTGCCCCCACTTGTCATTTCCATCCTCTGCTTCTGACTACTTCCACAGCAGGAAGCAAGTCCTTTtcaatgatcctcttcgtctgaatcaGTTTCATATGAAAGTTACAGTACGTCGGGTCATAATTGGTAGGCTAGTTTGA
- the LOC133736755 gene encoding uncharacterized protein LOC133736755, whose amino-acid sequence MRIKPEKKVKNIAFSSVKKKDYIVDDYVDLALLTKEFKFFFKNKNSSGNNTERLHYEDYKGLSNILVEYDRGRLHGLKTLSVKGRCENLKELMNAITCVPDMPVFENLEELYLYYLDDLKQLCVGELPPGTLCSLKLLDVVGCRNLGNVLLPSKLLQKLPNLEKLFCLGTKVEYVFGCEGFEPDQTNLREMDLWDLDAVRSICNGPAPRGMFQTLNDLVIDNCNFQGSLFTIDVAQCLFQLEQLFVSQCPFLERLIEARRESLNNNKTVLPNLKSLCLQYLPMLYKGSATIDFECPSLEILCIEDCPHLSFPSSASDHFHSRKQDLFNLGRITKWDFRLFAGNEGSDGQTVAEQSFRKNLPMLYRGSAKQTLFLLRCQRAITDVLLIPTAADHVYFLPFPI is encoded by the exons atgaggatcaagcccgagaaaaaggtaaaaaatattgctttctcttctgttaaaaagaaagattataTTGTTGATGATTATGTGGATTTAGCTTTGTTGACTAAAGAgttcaagtttttttttaaaaacaaaaactcttCTGGAAACAATACTGAGAGGCTGCATTATGAAGACTACAAAGGGCTAAGTAACATTCTTGTGGAATATGACCGTGGGAGGTTACATGGACTGAAAACTCTCTCTGTAAAAGGTCGCTGTGAGAACTTGAAAGAATTGATGAATGCAATAACATGTGTTCCAGATATGCCTGTGTTTGAGAACTTGGAAGAGTTGTATCTATATTACCTGGATGACCTGAAGCAGTTATGTGTTGGTGAGTTACCACCTGGAACTCTCTGCAGTTTGAAATTATTGGATGTCGTTGGGTGTCGTAACTTGGGTAATGTACTGTTGCCATCAAAATTGTTGCAGAAACTACCAAATCTGGAAAAACTATTCTGTTTGGGTACTAAAGTGGAATATGTGTTTGGATGTGAAGGCTTTGAGCCGGATCAAACAAATCTGAGAGAGATGGATTTATGGGATCTAGACGCAGTAAGAAGCATATGTAATGGTCCTGCTCCACGTGGAATGTTCCAGACACTAAACGATTTGGTCATTGACAATTGCAACTTCCAGGGAAGCCTCTTCACAATTGATGTAGCTCAGTGTCTTTTTCAATTGGAACAACTTTTTGTATCCCAATGCCCTTTCTTGGAAAGACTAATCGAAGCAAGGAGGGAATCATTGAACAACAACAAGACCGTTCTTCCAAATTTGAAGAGCTTATGTTTACAATATCTTCCCATGTTGTACAAGGGAAGTGCTACTATTGATTTTGAGTGTCCTTCATTGGAAATCTTGTGTATCGAGGACTGCCCCCACTTGTCATTTCCATCCTCTGCTTCTGACCACTTCCACAGCAGGAAGCAAGACCTTTTCAATTTGGGTCGGATTACGAAATGGGACTTCCG CTTATTTGCGGGCAATGAAGGAAGTGACGGACAGACAGTTGCAGAACAGAGCTTTCGGAAAAATCTTCCCATGTTGTATAGGGGAAGTGCCAAACAaactctctttcttcttcgctGCCAACGTGCCATCACCGACGTTTTGCTGATCCCAACAGCTGCCGATCATGTCTACTTCCTCCCATTCCCCATCTGA
- the LOC133735215 gene encoding large ribosomal subunit protein uL6m-like — protein sequence MEAQFFRFLKIVGVGYKARAEAQGRLLYLKLGYSHEVELTVPPAVRVFCFKNNVVCCTGIDKERVHQFAAAVRSCKPPEVYKGKGIMYIDEVIKKKQGKKSK from the coding sequence ATGGAAGCCCAATTTTTCCGGTTTCTTAAGATTGTGGGTGTGGGCTACAAAGCCAGAGCCGAAGCTCAGGGGCGGTTGCTGTATCTGAAATTGGGTTACAGTCATGAAGTTGAATTGACTGTGCCTCCTGCTGTTCGTGTCTTCTGCTTCAAGAACAATGTCGTTTGCTGCACTGGGATTGATAAGGAGAGGGTGCACCAGTTTGCTGCCGCCGTTCGTAGTTGTAAGCCGCCGGAAGTTTACAAAGGCAAGGGAATCATGTACATTGACGAGGTTATAAAGAAGAAGCAAGGAAAGAAGTCCAAGTGA